One Rosa chinensis cultivar Old Blush chromosome 3, RchiOBHm-V2, whole genome shotgun sequence DNA window includes the following coding sequences:
- the LOC112192219 gene encoding mediator of RNA polymerase II transcription subunit 7b-like, translating to MQRRVEEIFLIFKNLHHLLNSLRPHQARVTLIHILELQIKRRKQVVEDIKRRREKAQALLKESLESFEDTGVSLMLK from the exons ATGCAAAGGAGAGTGGAAGAAATATTTCTTATATTCAAGAACTTGCATCATCTTCTGAACTCATTGCGCCCCCATCAG GCTAGGGTAACACTAATTCACATTTTAGAACTTCAGATAAAACGACGTAAACAAGTTGTTGAGGATATAAAGAG GAGGAGAGAAAAAGCACAGGCACTTCTAAAGGAGTCCCTTGAATCGTTTGAGGACACCGGTGTATCTCTTATGTTGAAATAG